In Synechococcales cyanobacterium T60_A2020_003, a single window of DNA contains:
- a CDS encoding NUDIX hydrolase produces MNSLNWPVRDRFFELHSQWLTLIGEHLDTPTGQTLEYWRVEKADSLIVLPIYEQSIFLPPPVYRPGLGETTLDFPGGRFQHGEDLHTTAQTILNRELGIDGAIAYFYPLNAAGWPVNSSFSNQRLFGVVAELSAYPLSSVDVITYPLTNAGIQDLLEVLTCLQCRSVLLQWWMTQLGVLRR; encoded by the coding sequence ATGAATAGTTTGAACTGGCCAGTGCGCGATCGCTTTTTTGAACTCCATTCCCAGTGGTTGACGCTGATCGGTGAACATTTAGACACACCCACTGGGCAAACCCTGGAATACTGGCGCGTTGAAAAAGCGGATTCCCTAATCGTATTACCCATCTACGAACAATCCATCTTCCTGCCACCTCCTGTTTATCGACCTGGGCTTGGCGAAACTACCCTCGATTTTCCGGGTGGGCGATTTCAGCACGGTGAGGATCTACACACTACGGCTCAAACGATTCTAAATCGTGAACTTGGGATAGATGGAGCGATCGCCTACTTCTATCCTCTGAATGCCGCAGGGTGGCCTGTCAACAGTTCGTTTTCCAACCAAAGACTCTTTGGGGTCGTGGCTGAGCTTTCAGCTTATCCGCTATCGTCGGTGGACGTGATCACCTACCCCTTAACGAATGCTGGGATCCAGGATCTGTTGGAGGTGTTGACCTGTCTCCAATGTCGCTCGGTATTGCTGCAGTGGTGGATGACTCAACTTGGTGTGCTCAGGCGCTGA
- a CDS encoding potassium channel protein: MDSLHPSVLRPSSQNSEFYSHTEDYFLVCGLGSLGQQCVTILREFGGRVSAIDQHKPDTWDIPDIPECLDRLWIGDCQQTDVLKQAEIDRCRAILLVTSNEQVNIETAFAARLLNPAVRLVVRSAKQNLNQLLEQQLGNFVAFEPTQLSAHAFALAAMDRDILGFFHLDGEQFRVVHYTIQTGHRWCNTRRVYELNSSSRRVLLHRSATDPVTELHQFHQWNPMDRILAGDEVVTLERFQGHGSERAASTQSSSIFEKVRLALRRLQPSLLRQYIEQFQHNTQGNQIQRVVIICGLTILGLVILGTALFWRNYPNLNVLDAFVATAVLLLGGFGDLFSELTITNSGIPQWLRLFGLFLTLAGTAFVGVIYALLTEKLLTLRLQFLSRRPPLPTQNHSIVIGLGQVGQQVIALLQELKQSVVGITDSQIPQATFLPQTPIVFSSQNTALTKVNLESARSVVAVTADEMQNLEFGLMAHAVNPNCRLVIRTYNRRFNDNVARLFPYAHVLCVSALSAEAFAVAAFGENVLNLFRLQNRTILVTEYQIESDDTLNGLLLSEVSYGYGVVAIVHQRGGSGSWTTMPSDDSRLQVGDRLVVLATTTSLQRIERGEMAPRQWGIWIERLLSPTTAFDAGSELARVSGCDLNLARTVIDQIPTQFPIALYKHQALRLVRRLNKLQVMAQIRSFEVTQSLGTTR, from the coding sequence ATGGATTCCCTACATCCTTCCGTACTCCGCCCGTCTAGCCAGAACTCTGAATTTTATTCTCACACAGAGGACTATTTCCTCGTGTGCGGATTGGGAAGCCTGGGACAACAATGCGTAACCATTCTGCGAGAGTTTGGAGGGCGGGTCAGTGCTATTGATCAGCATAAGCCCGATACCTGGGATATTCCTGACATTCCTGAGTGCTTAGATCGCCTATGGATTGGTGACTGTCAACAAACGGATGTGCTAAAACAAGCTGAAATCGATCGGTGTCGAGCCATTTTGTTGGTTACGAGCAATGAGCAGGTTAACATCGAAACCGCATTTGCTGCGCGACTCCTCAATCCTGCGGTCCGTTTGGTGGTGCGTTCAGCCAAGCAAAATCTAAATCAACTCTTAGAACAGCAGTTAGGGAATTTTGTAGCGTTTGAACCAACCCAACTGTCAGCTCATGCATTTGCCTTAGCAGCAATGGATCGAGATATTTTAGGCTTTTTCCATCTTGATGGAGAGCAGTTTCGGGTTGTTCACTACACAATTCAAACTGGTCATCGCTGGTGTAATACCCGACGGGTGTATGAGTTGAACAGCAGCAGTCGTCGCGTCTTACTGCATCGCTCAGCCACGGATCCCGTGACCGAGCTCCATCAATTTCATCAATGGAATCCGATGGATCGGATTTTAGCTGGAGATGAGGTCGTGACGCTGGAACGATTTCAAGGTCATGGATCGGAACGGGCAGCGTCTACCCAATCGTCTTCCATCTTTGAGAAGGTTAGGCTTGCATTGCGGCGTCTTCAGCCCTCTCTGCTGAGGCAGTATATCGAACAATTTCAGCACAACACCCAAGGAAATCAAATTCAGCGGGTCGTTATTATTTGCGGTCTCACAATTTTAGGATTGGTTATTTTGGGAACAGCTCTATTCTGGCGCAACTATCCTAATCTGAACGTTTTAGATGCTTTTGTGGCAACGGCTGTGCTGTTACTGGGCGGCTTTGGCGACCTATTTAGTGAGTTAACGATCACCAATAGTGGCATCCCTCAATGGTTGCGTCTGTTTGGGCTGTTTTTGACCCTGGCTGGAACTGCATTCGTAGGTGTCATTTATGCCCTACTGACCGAGAAACTCTTAACACTGCGATTGCAATTTCTCAGTCGTCGTCCTCCACTTCCAACCCAAAATCACAGTATCGTGATTGGTCTGGGGCAGGTTGGGCAACAGGTTATTGCCCTATTGCAAGAGTTAAAGCAATCCGTGGTCGGAATCACCGATTCTCAAATCCCCCAAGCCACGTTTCTCCCGCAAACACCGATCGTTTTTTCGAGCCAAAATACGGCACTCACCAAGGTCAATCTAGAGTCTGCAAGGAGCGTCGTTGCGGTAACGGCAGATGAAATGCAGAATCTTGAGTTTGGACTCATGGCTCACGCTGTGAATCCGAACTGTCGTTTAGTGATTCGCACCTACAATCGTCGCTTCAACGACAACGTTGCTCGATTATTTCCCTATGCTCATGTGCTCTGTGTCTCTGCGCTCTCCGCTGAAGCTTTTGCTGTCGCCGCCTTTGGCGAGAATGTTCTCAATCTCTTTCGTTTGCAAAATCGCACGATTTTGGTGACGGAATACCAAATTGAGTCGGATGACACGTTGAATGGGTTACTGCTTTCAGAAGTGTCTTACGGATATGGCGTTGTTGCAATTGTGCATCAAAGAGGAGGTAGCGGTTCATGGACTACCATGCCATCGGATGATAGTCGTTTACAAGTGGGCGATCGCCTTGTGGTGTTAGCGACAACTACGAGTCTCCAGCGGATCGAGAGGGGGGAAATGGCACCTCGACAATGGGGGATCTGGATTGAACGGCTGTTAAGCCCAACGACTGCCTTTGACGCAGGCTCGGAGCTAGCACGGGTGTCTGGATGTGATCTGAATTTGGCTCGAACGGTCATCGATCAGATTCCAACCCAGTTTCCGATTGCGCTCTACAAGCACCAAGCACTGAGACTGGTTAGACGCTTGAATAAACTACAGGTGATGGCACAGATACGATCGTTTGAAGTGACCCAATCGCTGGGTACCACACGTTAG